Below is a window of Herbiconiux aconitum DNA.
GCGACCGGTGCGAGGGTCAGCACCTCGCCGCGGTTGCCGGCCACGTCGACCGATCGCAGCTGCACCGACGAGGGCGTCGCATCCAGAGCTGCCAGGTCGGAGAGCCCGGTTACCCACTGGCTGCCGTCGAGTGAGAACTCGATCGACTCGATGCCCGATCCGCCGTCCTGGCCGAAGGCCACGACCCGCTCGCCGGCAGCACCGCTGCTCAGCCAGCCCCAGGTGGTGGGCTCGGTCGCGTCGACCCGCAGGGTCTCGGTGACCGGTTCGCTCACGTTGCCGGCCACATCGGTGGCGCGGTAGGAGAACTCGGTGCTGCCCTCGGGCAGCGCGACCGGGTTCTCATACGCGGTCCAGGCACCGGAGCCCAGGCGGTACTCGATGTCGTCGACCCCGCTGCGGGCGTCGTCGGCTCGCAGCGTCGCGGTGGCTCCGCCGAGGTACCAGCCGTTCGCGCCGGCCTTCGACACGTCGAGCATCACCGAGGGGGCGACGGCGTCGCCCGGCACCGGAAGGGTCCAGACATCCGCCACCGACGGATCGTGTGTGCCGATGCCGTTGAAGCGCATCCGGATGGTGACCGTTCCGGAGGAGGTGAGGGTTCCGTCATCCGGAACCAGCACCTGGTAGGTCGCGAGTCCGGCCGTGTTCTCGACGCGCTGGTTGAGGCGCGTGTTCACCGGGGTGCCGTTGACGAGGATGTCGTAGGACTTCACCTGCGCCTGGTCGTAGGTCTCGATGGCTCGGATGAGGAACGGCTCGTTCGGGGTGACCTTCAGGTCGAACTGGAACCACGATCCCACCACGCCGAGGCCCGAGTAGCGGCGCGAGAGCCCCGCTTCGCTCGAGGTGCCGCCGTTGCCTGAGGAGGTCACGGCGTGCGCCTGCTCCGAAGGCGCGTCGCCGAGATCGACGTGGTCCGTCGGGTCGGCGGGCGGTGTCGCCAGCGTGATGTCGGTGCTCGTGCCCGTCGAGGCCAGCGTCACGGTGTCGGCCACGAAGCGCACGGTGAGGTTCGCGGCTCCCGCGTTCACCGTGAGCGGGATGGCGACGGTCACCGAGGCCGGCACCGTGCCGCCCGCCGGGATCGTGACCTGACGCGAGGCGATCGGCACGGGCCAGCCGCTCGGAGCATCCACCACGAGGGTGCCCGTGATCGCGGTGCGGGCCGCGTTGGCGAGCACCGCGTCGACGCGGGCCGTCTCGGGCGACGCACCCGCGGCACCCTGCTGAGTGGTGGTGATCGAGCCGAAGCTCACCGCCGGAGTGACCGTGACGAGGGTGGATGCCACCTCGAAGTGCCGCGACTCGGCGGAGACCGTGGCGTCGACCGCCGCGGAGACCGTGACGTCGCCGACCGGCAGCACCACCGGGAGCGCGACCGTGAACGGCAACTCCTGCGTCTCGCCCGGGGCCACCGTGTCGAGGGCGAGGGTGGCCGGCGCGGCGGCGAGCTCGCCGGAGCCGGGGCCCGAGACCGTCAGCGCCGCCGAGAATCCGGTGACCGGCGTCGTGCCCGTATTGCTCACCCGCACCGTGCCGCCGACGCTCTCACCCGGCAGCGACGCGGGTGTCGACGACACGACCTCGACCGTGATCCCGCTGTTCGCGGGGTCGGAGGAGAAGGCGTAGGAACCGGAGCCGACGGCGACCGTGACCGAGCCGCTCTCCGCCGACACGGCGGTGAGGCCGGGAACCTGGCTGAGCGGCAGACCGCCCTCGGTCACGGCCCACCGGTTCGCCGCCGGGATCGTGACCGTCGCCGCGGTGTTCACCGGCACCGACACGGCGAGGTTCGTGGTGCTGCCTTCGACCGTCCAGTCGGAGGCGATCGTGCCGTAGACCGACTCGAAGGTGCCCTTGCCGTGCGTGAGCCCACCACCGATCGACGGAGCGATCGCGAAGGTCTTGTAGCCCGCATCCGTGGCCTGGATGCCGCCGATGTTCTGGTACATCCAGTCGCCGACGGCGCCGTAGGCGTAGTGGTTGAAGGAGTTCATGCTGACGTCACCGAAAGTGCCGTCGGGCCGCAGGGAATCCCAGCGCTCCCACATCGTGGTGGCGCCGGAGGCGACTTCGTAGCCCCAGGAGGGGTAGGTGTCGTTGTTCAGCAGGCGGTACGCGACATCCTGATGCCCCGTCTTCGTGAGAGCGGGCAGCAGCCACGGGGTGCCGAGGAAGCCGGTGGAGAGGTGGTAGTCGCGGCTGGCGATCTTCGCGACGAACATGTCGCCCACCTTGCCGAGGAGGCCTTCGGGCACGAGATCCATGCCGATGGCGATGGCGTAGGCAGCCTGGCTGCCGCCCTGCACGGTGCCGTCGGCGGCGATGAAGCGGGCCGCGAAGGCATCCTTCACATCGCTCGCGAGCGTCGCGTAATGGGCGGCGTCGGCGGTCTCGCCGATCGCGGCGGCCATCTGGCTCATCTGGTCGGAGATGAAGGCGTAGTACGCGGTGCCGAGGAGGCTCGCGTCCGTCGGATCGTTTAGGTGCAGCCAGTCGCCGTAGCCACCGCTCGAACGGATGAGGCTCGGGCCGGTCGACGACTCCACGTACTCCATGAAGGTGCTCATCATGGCGTAGTTCTCGCGCACCACCCGGGTGTCGCCGTAGCTCTTCCAGAGCGTGTACGGCACCGTGATGCCCGAATCCGACCAACCGGTTCCGCCGCTGCAGCACGCGGCCGCCACCGGAGCGACGCCGGGCAGGTCGCCGTTGGACTGCTGCGAATCGCCGAGGTCGACCAGCCACTTGCTGAGGAACGCGAGGGTGTCCTGGTTGAAACTCGCGGTGGGGGCGAACACGTTGATATCGCCGGTCCAGCCGAGTCGCTCGTCGCGGGCCGGGGTGTCGGTGGGAATCGACAGGAAGTTGCCGCGCTGACCCCAGGTGATGTTGCTCTGCAGCTGGTTGAGCATGGCGCTGGAGGTCTCGAGGCTGCCGGTCGTGGTGAGGTCGGAACCCCAGACGAGGCCCGTCACCTGGTCGAGCGTGGGAGGCGTCGCGACGCCCGTGACCTCAAGGTAGCGGAACCCGTGGAAGGTGAAGGTCGGTGTGTAGGTCTCGGTGCCCGTGGTGGCGAAGGTGTAGAAATCGGTGGCCTTCGCACTCCGCAGGTTCGCGGTGTAGAGCGTGCCGTCGGGGTTGAGCATCTCGCCGTAGCGGATGGTGGCTGTCGAGCCCGCGGTGCCGGTGAGCTGCAGCTGGGCGACGCCGACCATGTTCTGGCCGAGGTCGTAGATCCAGGTGCCGGGTGCCGATTCCGCGACGCTGACGGGGGTGCGCTGTTCGGTGACACGCACCGGTTCGTCGCTCTGCGCCTCGAGCAGATCGGTGGCGTCGGATGCCGCGGCGTCGGCCACGGTGACCGGCGACCAGTCTGCGGCGTCGAATCCGGGGCTCTGCCAGCCGGGCTGGGCGCGCGTGGCGTCGTAGCGCTCACCCATGATGATGTCGGATTCGACCAGCGGGCCGTAGGAGGCTTTC
It encodes the following:
- a CDS encoding family 78 glycoside hydrolase catalytic domain — translated: MSTLRASVAGVAVAAVAIGGLLFAATPASAVTSTTGSGAAATAPRVASGPLVTDDLRTDARVNPLGIDGDAPVLSWKSTSPDRGVIQTAYEVRVASSEAALASADVWQSGRVESAEQLNVVYGGPALASQTRYFWQVRTESNLGASSEWSAPAWFETGLLAADEWQADWIGGPDPAAQLDRWSDYTASVDFTMDSLVLGVYARATDLSNAYMWQLSVADGTPRFRPHVKVNGGYSLLESKDISAFISKDALTTGTHNVSITFDGSTITTLLDGKQIDRRTDTRHSEGYVGFRQSVAQEGPEESTIHKITVTSPQNGVLLDTDFSDGRNPFTGGTLVAGGLKVGAPTEAIFRAEPSEPILRKDFDVATDAKTVTSARIYAAARGVYELSLNGQKVGDEELAPGWTDYDERIDYQSYDVTGLVQGGANTLGAMLGDGWYAGNIASFGTGVWGTETSVIAQLRIDYSDGSSDVVATDDSWKASYGPLVESDIIMGERYDATRAQPGWQSPGFDAADWSPVTVADAAASDATDLLEAQSDEPVRVTEQRTPVSVAESAPGTWIYDLGQNMVGVAQLQLTGTAGSTATIRYGEMLNPDGTLYTANLRSAKATDFYTFATTGTETYTPTFTFHGFRYLEVTGVATPPTLDQVTGLVWGSDLTTTGSLETSSAMLNQLQSNITWGQRGNFLSIPTDTPARDERLGWTGDINVFAPTASFNQDTLAFLSKWLVDLGDSQQSNGDLPGVAPVAAACCSGGTGWSDSGITVPYTLWKSYGDTRVVRENYAMMSTFMEYVESSTGPSLIRSSGGYGDWLHLNDPTDASLLGTAYYAFISDQMSQMAAAIGETADAAHYATLASDVKDAFAARFIAADGTVQGGSQAAYAIAIGMDLVPEGLLGKVGDMFVAKIASRDYHLSTGFLGTPWLLPALTKTGHQDVAYRLLNNDTYPSWGYEVASGATTMWERWDSLRPDGTFGDVSMNSFNHYAYGAVGDWMYQNIGGIQATDAGYKTFAIAPSIGGGLTHGKGTFESVYGTIASDWTVEGSTTNLAVSVPVNTAATVTIPAANRWAVTEGGLPLSQVPGLTAVSAESGSVTVAVGSGSYAFSSDPANSGITVEVVSSTPASLPGESVGGTVRVSNTGTTPVTGFSAALTVSGPGSGELAAAPATLALDTVAPGETQELPFTVALPVVLPVGDVTVSAAVDATVSAESRHFEVASTLVTVTPAVSFGSITTTQQGAAGASPETARVDAVLANAARTAITGTLVVDAPSGWPVPIASRQVTIPAGGTVPASVTVAIPLTVNAGAANLTVRFVADTVTLASTGTSTDITLATPPADPTDHVDLGDAPSEQAHAVTSSGNGGTSSEAGLSRRYSGLGVVGSWFQFDLKVTPNEPFLIRAIETYDQAQVKSYDILVNGTPVNTRLNQRVENTAGLATYQVLVPDDGTLTSSGTVTIRMRFNGIGTHDPSVADVWTLPVPGDAVAPSVMLDVSKAGANGWYLGGATATLRADDARSGVDDIEYRLGSGAWTAYENPVALPEGSTEFSYRATDVAGNVSEPVTETLRVDATEPTTWGWLSSGAAGERVVAFGQDGGSGIESIEFSLDGSQWVTGLSDLAALDATPSSVQLRSVDVAGNRGEVLTLAPVATPPALTIEPGQSAIVQSSGYQPAQKVRVELHSDPVLLGIPVADSVGVISVSVLIPADLPGGEHSLVFTVVADPGTDPGTDPGTDPGTGPGANPGTGDGTVTIPATVLANTGATVLPFVIGGALLVLLGGLAVVLVRRRRSA